In the Azospirillum sp. TSA2s genome, TGTGATGGAGGCGGTGGTTTGCGAGGGCTCAAAGGATAGGAGTGGATTGAAGTCTGTGGTTAGCCACTCTGTTGTCCGGTAATAGGGCTTGTCGCTTGCCTCTAGACATTAGGCTTGGCGCGGCCGGTCGCGGTCATACGCCCGCGGACTTGGGTTTTGCCATCGAGCCTGCCCATTCGGGCGTCACCCCGCCGGCCGGGCTGTCGGCGGCGGCCTTGCGCTTGCGCAGCCAGGCCGGGATGCCGGTCAGCTGGACGCTGAGCCAATCCACCGTCGCGTCGTCGGACACCGGGAAAGCCTTCAGGCGCAGCGGGTCGGTGGAGGCGTCGTTCCAGCCGGGGTCGATGGTGCGGGCGGTGCGGTATCCGGCACGCCGGATCTCCTCCACCTCGCGGTCGCTGAAATCGCCGTTGGGGAAGGCGAAATGGCGACAGGGCCGGCCCAGCGCCTCCTCCAGTTCGCTGCGGCACAGCGCGATCTCGTCGGCACAGCGGCCGTCGTCGCATTGCAGCAGGATCGGGTGGGTGCGGGTGTGGGCGCCGTAATCGGCGACATCGGTCATCCGCGCGATCTCGTCCCAGGTCATCGCCTGACGGTCGGCACCGTCGCTGTCGGGATCGTCGCCGGCCTCCGCCAGCAGGCGGCGGCGTTCGGGATCGGGCACCCGCTTCAGCCGCTCCACCCCGATGCCGTCGGCGGCGGCGGTCTTCCACCAATAGGGGCGGGCGGTGCCGACGATCTGGCTGCAGAGATAGATCGTCGGCCGCAAATCGAACTCGCGGAACAAGGACGCCAGCGCCGTGTTGTTCCGATGCCCGTCGTCGAAGGTGATGACCAGCGGATAGGCCGGCAGCTTGTCCCAGCGGCCGGTTTCCATCGCGGTGGCCACGGCATCCAGCGTGGTGAAGCCGTAATGCTTGGTGTACCAGCGCAGATGCTCGCGCAGCACCTCAGGGGCCGGGTCGTGGTAGACGACGATGGTGACGGCGTGCCGCGCCTTCAGGAAACGCTGCATCGCACCGAATCCCGACCAGCGCACCAGATTGGCAATGGCGTTTTTCATGGTGCCCCCTCCTTCATGTCGATGCTCCCGGTCCCGGCCGCGAACGGTCCGAACCGGAAGCGGCCTGCCGTGTCCGCGTCAGCCAGTCGTGCTTTTGGTATGGCCCGCCGGTCCGGAGGCCGGCACCGGGCCGGCGGGAACGGCAGGCGTCGTGGTCAGGTTGCCGCGGGCGTTGCGGCGGTAGATCTCCAGCAGACGTTCGCGGAAGACGGCGACGTCGAACTGGCGCTCCCACCGTGCGCGGGCGCCGGCGCTCAGATTGCGGCGCAGGTTGCGGTCGTCGATCACCCGCGCCAGCGCGTCGGCCAGCGCGGCGACATCGCCCGGCGGCACCAGCAGCCCGGTCTCGCCGTCGGCGATGGCGTCCGGAACGCTGCCGACCGGGGTGGCGACGATGGTCAGTCCCTCCGCCATCGCCTCCAGCACCGACATCGGCAGTCCTTCGAACATCGAGGGCTGGACCAGAACATGGGCGTTGGCCAGTTCGCGCCGGCAGCCGGCCTGGTCGAGCCAGCCGGTGAAGCGTACGCGGTCGGCGATGCCGAGATCCGTGGCGAGGCCGCGGTAGGTCTCCAGATCGCCGTCGCCGGCAATGGTGACCTGCCAGTTCCGGTCGCGGCAGGCGGAGGAGGCGAGCGCGTTCAGCAGGACGTCGATGCCCTTCAGCTTGATCAGCCGGCCGAGGAACAGCAGGCGCACCGGACCGGCGAAGCCTTCCTCCGCATCGTCGCGCACCGGCGGGGAGACCGGACCGGGCACGGCGTTGTGCAGCAGGGTGGTGCGCTGCCGCGTCTCCGGCCCGAAGGCCTCCGCCACCCAGTCGCGCCAGAATTCGCCCAGAACGACGATCTCGCTGGTCATCGCCATCATGCGGCGGATCGCCCAGCGCATCAGCGGGCTGCTGTCCTTGAAGTGTTTCGGGAAGCGTCCGCCATGCAGGTGCAGGACGACCGGCACGCCGAAGCTGCGGGCCATGGCGATCAGGATGCCCTTGCGCAGGACACTGCCATATTCCGCCATATGGATGTGGACGAGGTCGGCCTTGCCGGCGGCGAAGCAGCCGGCGAGACGGGCGGTCGCCCGTGCGAAATAGAGGGGCATCAGGTGGAATTTGCCGGGACCGTAGCTGTCGACCACCTCGAACTTCACGTCCGGGCAATTCTGCCTCAGGTCGGTCGTGAAGTTGTCGACCACACGTCCCATTCCGCCTTTCTCCTGCGTGCCGCCGGGGGAGACGATATAGATCATGTCCGCTCCTGATCCTTTCCCTGCCCGCCGTTCCTGCGTTGCGCCCCGGCTTTTACCGTGTGACGACCGTCCTTCGACGGCTGCGGCGGGCTTGTTATGCTTTTGGCGTCGGTCCCTTATCGGCTCGTTCTTCATGCCGTACAGGGAGACGCTTGGTGATGCGGCCGGTCGCCCGCCGCCGTCTGGATCATGCCGCTGCCGAAGGCCGGGCGACGTCCACGTGCAAGTTTACGCGATACGTCACCCGCACGCTGTGGAGCGACCGAACGGGTTGGCTTGCCGGTATGGTTACCCAACCTGTGCATGTACACCTTCCTTACGGTCATACCCGCCATGATTGTTTTCCAGACCGATCATCGAGGTGGCCATGACTTTGGATCATCGCCGTTTGGAAGCGGTGGCGGCCGATCCGGCCAGCTTGTCCAGTTCCCCCGACAACTCGGCGCCGCTGCGGTCCAACTCCTGGTAGATCGCCAGCAGGGAATTGGCGTAGGCGTCGATGACGAACTGCTTCAGGAACAGGCGCCGGCCGTTCTCCGCAAGGCGGCGGTAGAGAGCCGGGTCGTGACCGACCTGTATGACGGCATCGGCCAGCGCCTGCGGATCGTTCACCGGGATGATCCGGGCGGTCTCACCGTCGGTCAGCACCTCCGGGATCGAGCCGACCGGCGTGGTGATGACCGGCAGTTGCGCCGACAGCGCCTCCAGGATCACCATCGGCAGCCCTTCATGGGTGGAGGGCAGCAGCAGCATGTCGTGCGAACGGATGTGCGCATGCGCCTCCTCCCGGCCGATCCAGCCCAGGAAGCTGCAGTTCTCCGCGATCCCCAGTTCGGCCGCCATCGCGCGATAGCCGTCGACATCGCCGCCGCCGCCGATGGTGATCCGGAAGGGCTGTCCGCGCTCCTTCAGCAGCGCGCCGGCGCGCAGCAGCGTGCCGATGCCCTTGCGCTCCGACAGGTTCGCGAGCACCAGCAGGGACAGGACGGCGCCCGGCTCCGGCGGCGCGGGCGGGCCGAGGTCGGCGCCGACATCGGGCACGGCGTTGTAGAGCACCCGGATCTTGTGGGGGTCGGTGTGAACCGACTGGACCAGGAAATCGCGCCAATTGTCGCCCAGCACCACCACCCGGCCGCAGCGGTTGAACAGCCAGCGGCTGATGGCGCGCGCGAAGATGCCGCCCTCAAAGAATTCGACGAAGGACGCGCCGTGCAGGTGGACCACCGTCGGGCAGGACATCAGTCCCGCCACCGCCTGGACCGCCGCCTTGCGCAGGAAGCTCGCCCGCTCGGACACGTTGATGTGCACGACGGAGGCTTTGCGACGCGCCAGGATCCAGGCCATGCGCGTCAGGGTCATGCCGAGATATAAGGGTGACAGCAGAACGCTACCGGTGCCGCGTGTATCGAGGATGATGGATCGGGTCGTGCCCGACTTGTCGAACTGGTCGACCACGTAACCCGTCATGCGGCCGATGCCGCCGCCGCCGTCGAGTGCACCCGGCGTCGCGAACACGATCGCGATCCGGTGGGATGCATCCGGCAGGCTTGCGGGGATACGGCTGTCGTTTGTGCTGTCCATAAGCGTCTGGGTCCTTTTTCGTGCTCAGGCGGCGTCGGACGCGGAGAACAAGGCTTGCCGCAGGCGGCGGCGCAGACCGACCGGCATCAGCGAATGCATGGTGAAGGTGGCGAGCGCCATCGGCGTCGGCTGCCCGTCGCGCAGCGCGGAATTCAGGATGCGCCAGCGCGTGCCGGCGGTCCGGGCCGCCTGCTCGCCGCCGGTCGCCTGCAGCAGCAGGCTGGCATAGGCGCGCGGCGACAGGTGGTCGCGCATGGACTCCGCCCATTCCAGGGCGTGGTTGATGTTGTGGCAGGTCGAAAGCGTGACGCGGTTGTTCTCGGTGTAATGGACGGCCATCACCTCGGGGATGTGGACCAGGGCCACGCCGTCGATCCGGCCGCAGGTGATCAGCCATTCCCAGTCGTCGAACCGGGATTCGGGAATGGGGTTGCGCAGAAGAAGCGCCTTCGGCGCCAGCAGCGTCGTGGTGGGGGCGAAGGTCTCGCCCTTGAACAGGCCGCGGCGGACGAACAGGTAATCGCCGATGGCGTCGGCCGGGGTGGCGAGCCTCCGCGGCCAGGCGAAGGTGCCGCGGGCGGTCACCACCTGGCAGCGGCAGCTGACGATGGGAAGGCGGATGCCGGCCGGGCGGGCGGCCATCTGCAGCGCCACCTTCTCCGGCATCCAATGGTCGTCGTCGTCGAGGAAGGCGATCCAGTCGCCCCGCGCGCTGCGCACCCCGATGTTGCGCGCCTCCGCGGCGCCGTGGTTCGTCTCGAGCTCCATCACGGTCAGCCGTGGATCGGCCAGCGTCGCCAGATGGGAGGCGGTGGCCGGATCCGGCCCGTCGATCACCACGACGACGTCCAGGTCCCGATAGGTCTGGTCGAGAGCGCTGCGCACCGCCCGCATCACCATGTCCGGGCGATTGCGGGTGGGGATCACGACGGTAACCTTTTCATTGCTCGCCGGGTGGTAACTGTTCGCCGGTTCTTTCTTCGGGCTCATGGGTCTGCCTTCGGTCGAAGCAAAATGGGAAGGGTCGCTGGGAAAGGGGCCGGGGGCCCGAAATCGATGGTCGTCAGGTCCGTGGCTAGAGCGCACGGCTCTGGCCGGCATAGGCGGGGGCGACGCCGGCGGGCGCATGCCGCCGCAGGCGATGCTGCTCCTCCGCCCGGTCGTTCAGCAGGCGCTGCCAGCGGCTTTGCTGGATCAGACGGACGACGGCGATGGTGGCGATCACCCAATTCATGGAATGGCGCTCGGCGAACACGCTTTCCGACACCGACACCGCCAGCAGGGCGCAGCCGACCGCGAAGGCCCAGGCGGCCTCGGCCCGGCTGCTGCCGTAGCGGGCGGCGAAGAAGCCCTGGAACAGCATGCGGCTCAGCACCACCAGCACCAGCGCCACGCCGACGAGGCCGAGGTCGAGCGTCAGCTCCAGCCAGCCGCTGTGGGCCGAGGTGATGCCCCAGTCGCGGGTGAAGCTGGCGCCCGGTCCATTGAAGCCGAACCAGTAGGCGGCATAGCCGTAGCCCAGCAGCGGCCGTTCTGTGACCGACTGGACGATGTGCTGCCACAGCACGGTGCGGCCGGTCAGGGTCGGGTCGCGGCCCAGCGCATAGAGCACGTCGTACCAGAAGGTGGCGCCGGCCGTGACCATGATGACCAGGAGGGCCGTCAGCAGGGCCATGGTCGGGGCGAAGTTGCGGATGCTGCCGCGCAGCATCGTGGTGGACAGCAGGGCCACCGACACCAGGACCGAGGTGACGAGGCCGGTGCCGGAGCGGCTCATCACGATCAGCAGCATCGCCAGCAGGATCAGCGGCCGGGTGACCCAGCGGCTCTGCTCCTTCTGCCAGTCCAGCCAGACCAGCGCCAGCACCAGCCAGACCATCATGCGGCCGGTCACGTTCTTCTGGAAGAACACGCCCTTCCAGGCGCCGACATGCTGGGTGCTGTCCAGCCCGATCGTGGGCATCGCGAAGATCATGAAGAAGGACACGAACATCAGGAACGACAGCCCGACCACCAGCAGCCGCATGATCTCCGGGAAGCGGAAACGCAGGGCGAGCCAGATGCCGAACACCGTCGTGAACATGAAGGCGATCGACCGGCGCAGCGTCACGTCCGGAAACAGCGACCACAGCGCGGTCAGGAAGGCGAAGGCCATCATCGCCGTCAGCGCCGGACTGGCGAAGGGAATCTGGAAGGCGATGCCCGGCCGTAAGGCAATGGCGGCGAGCACCAGCAGATAGAGGCCGCCATAGAGGACGGTGACGCCGGCGGACTCAAGATCGCCGGCCAGAGGGTCGCCGCCGGTCAGCATCAGCGGAAGCACGGAGCCTCCGAAAGCGATGATGCCGATGACGGCGATGCTCTTTTCCAGAAAATCCAGGACTTTCATCGGCTTTCCCTTGCTGCCGTACCGCGTTCGGCTGTGCAGACCTGAAGATGCGGTTGGCACCCCCCTTCTCGTAGGCGGGCGGTGGCATTAGACCGAAGGAGGCCGGACCCGAAAGGGGTAGCCGCTTTCGCCCGCCCCCCTTCCTTTGCCGGCCGGAAAAAGGAATGGAGCCGAAGGGCCCCAATAAGAAGACCCCCGCGCGGGTGCGCGGGGGTCCGGCTGGCATTCGGTTCGGGGGCGGGCCGGGTTACGACCCGTCGCCCTTCAGGACCATCACCGCGGTCTTGCACAGGATGAAGAAGTCGAACAGCAGGCCGCAGTTGCGGACATAGAAGACGTCCATCGCCACGCGTTCCTGGAAGGTGGTGCGGTGGCGTCCCGACACCTGCCAATAGCCGGTCAGGCCCGGACGGACGGTGCCGATCACCGCGGCGGAGTCACCCACCTCCGGCAGTTCCTTCGGCATGTAGGCGCGCGGGCCGATCAGGCTCATGTCGCCCATCAGGATGTTCCACAGCTGCGGCAGTTCGTCGAGCGAGGTCTTGCGCAGGAAACGGCCGAGCGGGGTGATGCGCGGGTCGACCGTCAGCTTGTGGTAGGTCATGTACTCTTCGCGGGCGACCGGGTCGTTCTCCAGCAGCTGCTGCAGCTGCTCCTCCGCATCGACATGCATGGAGCGGAACTTCAGCAGGTCGAAGGTCTGCTTGCCGCCGGCCCAGCGCTTCTGGCGGAACATCACCGGGCCGGGGCTGTCCAGCTTGATGGCGACGGCGAGACCCAGCATCAGCGGCGCCACCAGCACCAGCAGGATGGACGACAGCACGATGTCCATGGCGCGGCGGATGCGCAGGTAGCCGGTCGGCGGACGGACGCTGACGCGCAGGGCCAGCGAGCCGTGCAGGTTGTGATAGGTCGCGTCGACCGCGCTGACATTGCCCTCGCCCAGCACGCAATAGACCTGGCGGAAGGGCAGGGTGCGCACGAGCCCGGTCAGGTCGTTGCCGTGGCGGCCCATGTCGGCGACGATGGCGGCGCTGGCCTGGCCGGCGACGGCGGGCGATTTGGCCAGCAGCTCCACCGGACCCATCACCGGCAGGCCGGCGACGCGGGTCTGCCACAGGCTGTCGTCGTCGTCGACGAAGCCGACCGGACGCATGCCGAGCCAGGGCAGGCGCTGCAGCTTCTCGGCGATGGCGGCGCCCTGCGGGCCGGCGCCGACGATCACCACCGGCGTGCGCCAGTCCAGTGCGCTGGACAGCAGCCCCTGGATCAGCAGCAGGTCGGCGACATAGGTGACCGCGAAGCCGAGCAGCGCGATCGACAGCGCCTCCACGAAGAAGGAGCGGAAGCCCTCCATCACGATGAAGGGAACGGCCAGCACGGCGCAGCACAGAAAGGCCGCCTGAAACGTCCGCCGCGTCCGTTCCATGTAGTCGAAGCGGCCCAGCGTGTAGATGCCGAACACCGACTTGACCAAGGGCACCAGCATCAGGCCGGTCACCAGCGACCGCTGCCACGCCGCGGCCTCCAGCGGCTCGGTCAGCGCGTCGGCGCCGAGGAAATGGTTGAGCGTCCACCCCACCAGGGCGAGGACCAGCCCGTCGGACAGTGCAAGCAGCAGCCCGGGGGCGATCGTCGGGATCGTCGCCTTTTTCGCCGAGGTCAGATCGATGACCACATCTGGGTCCAGTTTGCTCATCGCAGGTCCCGTGGTTGAAGGGAATGCCAGCCACCGCACGGCCATTCGTGCGGATGGTCGCTCGTCATCAGCGTCTCTTCGGATTCGGCCGGTCTTTACTTTGCTGCGCCGCCTCAATCTCAGCTGCGCATTTATGTAAAGATCGCTCTTTCATGATTTCGATCGGCCGATCCGCGGTTCGTTGAGGACGAATTAGGATGAGGAGGCTTGGCCAGCAACAGTGCATACGGGCGTTGATTTCGCGTCCGCGATACCACCCGGGTTTCAAAGGGTGCGGGTGCCCGAATATTTAAGGGGATACTTTCGGATGCCGTCCCCAGCGGGGATAGCGTTTCGGGTTAGCGGCAAGGTGGTGTCGCACCCCGGGCGGCACGTTCGATCCCCGCAATTTTTGGGTAGAGGCCGGTAACCTCTTCCCCGACCGGCCGGAACGGTGGGGCGCGAAGGGGGATGATCGCCGAACTTGCGGAGTGGGTCCGCCACCCGGATTTACCGAAGGGAAGCGCCGGGCAATTCCGAGCGGGGGCGTGGCGCGAACGCACCCTTGCCTGTTGCGGGGCGTAGGAGGCAGCGTGCGGGCTCGCCGGAAAGCCTAATCGGAACGTCCTGGTTCTCTGGCCGAAGCCGTGGTGACTAGCACCGAAGAGTGTTGCGGTCGCTTCAAGGCCGAATTGACGCTTTCCCAGCCGCCGCCAAGATTTGGCGCGTTCTTTTTCCTTATCTGCGCCCGTGCAACCCACTCCATGCGACTTGGCGGACGCAGCGCTCCCCTCTCAGGCGGGACCGGGAAAAGAAGCGGACTATAGGGGGCGAAGGAAACCGGATGGCTCTCGAAGCTGGTACGATCATCAAACATGGCTGGATGTTCATGGTGGCGAACGTGGTCAACCGCGCCGCGGGACTGCTTCTGCTGCCGCTCTATACGAAGGTCCTGTCGCCGGCGGAGTTCGGCGTCTATGCCCTGATCAGCGTCGTGGGCGACATCGTCGCGGTCATGCTGATGATCGGGATGATCAACGCCTTCACCGTCGTCTATTTCGAACATGCCGACACCCGCGGCCGAAGCAAGGTGGTCAGCACCACCATGATCGGGCTTTGGGCCGCCTCGCTGCTCCTGCTGGCGGTGGCGCTGCCGGCGGGATGGGGCGCCAGCCACCTGCTGTTCGGCGGCAGCGATCAGGCGCCGATCATCGCCTTCGCCTTTGCCGGCATCGCGTTCAGCGCCGTCTTCGAACTGGCGCTCGCCTATTACCGGGTCCACAAGCGGTCGGGCACCTGCCTGCTGATCTCCGTCGGCAAGGCGGTGGGGCTGATCGGCCTCAACCTCACCTTCCTGCTGGTGATGGACCTGGGCGTGACCGGCATCTTCCTGGCCAACGCCATCACCTTCGTCGGTCTGGGCATCGCGCTGACGGTGGCGATCCTGGGCGCGAACGGCGTCGGCTTCTCCTTCGGGATCCTGAAGCGGGTGACGGTGCTGGGCCTGCCCTTCATGCCGCAGACCATGCTGGACATGGGCAACCAGTTCGCCATGCGCTATCTGGTCAACCTGCTGATGGGCGTGGCGGCGGTGGGCGTGCTGTCCTTCGGGCTGCGGCTCGCCACCATGCTCTACATGTTCCTGACCGCCTCCTTCCTGCAGATCTGGTCGGTCAGCCGGATCGAGGCCCAGCACGACGTCGGCGACAACACCGCCGGACGCGAGCAGTCGGAATTCGTCTTCTATCTGTTCGTCGTCCTGCTGTCGGCGGCGGCGCTGGGCATGGCCCTGACCTCGCCGGAGGTGCTGTGGCTGATCGCGTCCAGCGAGTACGACACCGTGCTGCCCTGCATGCCGCTGCTGGTGCTGGCCTATGTGCTGCACGGCGTGCGCATGCATGCCGAGGTCGGGCTGGTGAAGACCAAGAAGGTCGGCGTCCTGCCGGCGATCTCGCTGGGCGGGCTCGCGGTGGGCACGGCGATCATGGGGGTGACGCTGGGGCCGCTCGGCCTGATGGGCGGTGCCGTCGGCGTGCTGGGGCGCGAGCTGGTGATGCTCTGCGCCACCGAGACGCTGTGCCGCCGCCTCAGCCCGAAGGAGCCGCCGCTCAGCATCCTGCGGGTGACGGGCATCCTGGCACCGGCCGCCATCGCCTATCTGGCCGGCCTCGCCCTGTTCGGGTTCGAGGTGAACCCCACCTTCGCCGCGGCCAAGGTCGGGCTGACCATGCTGTTCGCCGTCGTCACCCTCTTCGGGCCGAGCTTCGGCAAGACCGACCGCGCCATGCTGTTCCGCATGCTCGGCCGATTTTTTCGCCGGCCCCAAGCGGCCTGACAATCAGCCGAACGGTCGGCCTGACAACGATTGAACCGGGAGGATCCCACCGCGATGCAGGATGTTCCGCGCTACACATATCGGCAGACGGTCGCGGCGGACGCCATCCGCTACGGCGGCGGTTCCGGCCTCGGGGCGGTGCTGAATCTGCTGGCGGGCAACCGCATGTTCCGGGTGACCTTCACCCTGCGCAGCTGCCAGGCGGCCGACCGGATGGGAGGGCCGCTGCGCAAGCCGCTGCTGGCCGCCTGCCGGCTGCTGCACCGCTGGACCCAGCATTCGGCGGCCATGGACCTGCCGTGGGAGACCCAGGTCGGACCCGGCCTGCGCATCCTGCACGGCTGGGGACTGGTGGTGAACGCCAATGCCCGCATCGGCGCCAACGTCACCCTGTTCCACGGCGTCACCCTGGGCCAGAAGGACGATCTGCTCCCCAGCGGCCGGGTGACCCATTACCCGGAGCTGGGCGATGGCGTCTGGGTCGGGCCGCATGCGGTGATTATCGGCGTCAGCGTCGGCGACGAGTGCATCGTCGCCGCGTCCTCCGTCGTCACCAAGCCGATGCCCCGGCGCACCGTCGTCGCCGGCAATCCGGGAAAGGCGGTGGCGGAGGTCAGCATTCCCGACATCCCGCATCCGGCCCCGGTCGGCACACTCTCCACCCATACGACCGCCGCACAGGCCTCGCCCGTTCCGGGCTGATCGCCGGACACAAAACGGAAAGGGGCCGGCAGCATCCTGCCGGCCCCTTCCGTCGTCGTTACACCGGTTGCGGTGAAGCCGATCCTCAGGCCGCGTGGGCCATCGGGTCGTGCCACTCCATCCCGTGATAGGCGGTGTCGATGGCGGTGTGCGACAGGTCGGTGACCGAGCTGTCGATGCTGGCGACGGTGGCCGTCGGCAGGTCGCCGGCGGTCGTGTCGTTCGCGGCCGTCACGGTGTGGGCCAGCAGGTCGGCCGAGCTGAGCGAAGCGGCGGCGGCCTTGGCGGCGGCGTCGACGATGGTGCCGGTGCCGGTGGCGTCGGCCAGCGTCGCGGCGCTCGGGTTGGAGATCTTCAGGCTGAAGGTCTCGTTGCCTTCCGTCACGCTGTCGCTCAGCACCTTGACCGTCACGGTCTTGGCGGTTTCGCCGGCGGCGAAGGTCAGCTTGCCGCTGGTGGCGGTGTAGTCGGAGCCGGCCTTGGCCGTGCCGTCCACCGTGGAGTAGTCCACCGTGACCGGGCTGCTGGAGGCGGCCGACAGCTTGACCGTGAAGGTGGCGTTGGCGGTGTTGGCGGTGGTCGTCGGGGTATCGAAGACGGCGCCTTCCATGGCGGTCTTGATGATGTTGATCTTGCTCTGGTTGATGGTCTTGTAGTCGTCCATCAGGATGCCGCCGACGTCACCGGATTCCGGGGTCCAGGCCCAGAAGGTCCAGCTCATGCCCTTGTCGCCGGCCGCGATGTCGCTCTTGCCGTCCAGGTTCCAGTCGCCGTTCAGGTACTTGGCCATGGTCTTGGCCCAGGTCTGCTCGGCCGTGCTGCTGAACTGGCCGCCCCATTCGCCCAGCAGGATCGGCGCGGTGTCGTTCTTGTACAGATAGCCCCACATCTTGTCGTACTGGGCCGGCAGGTTGTTCGGGTAGTTCGGATCGTTGAGCCAGCTGAACTGCCCGACGCTCTGGCCGTAGGCATGCGGCGAGTAGACGAGCTTGTTCGGCGTGTCGAAGTGGATCGGGCGGGACTGCGCACCGGCGAGCGTGCTGCTCCACTCCGTGCCTTCGACGAACAGCAGCCAGTCCTTGTTCACGCTCTGGATCGAGTTGCCGATGCGCTCGGCGGCCGAGGCCCAGTCGGTCGAGGCGTTGCCGCCCCAAGTGGCGCTGACGCTCGGCTCGTTGTGCAGATCGGCGCCGATGACGGTCTCGTTGCCGGCATAATGCTTGGCCAGCATCTTCCAGTTGGCGATCACCGTCGATTCCGGGTGGGCGCTGGTGTACCACAGCCCGTGCTCGTTGGTGCCGGCGCCGCCGTCGTTGCGGTGGTGGTCGAGGATCACCTTCATGCCGAGCTTGCCGGCGTAATCGATGACCTTGTCATAGACCTGCAGGCGGGTCAGCCCGACCAGATCCGGGTTCTTGGAATAGTCGATGCCGTTGGTCACCGCGCTGCTGTCGAACATGGCGTCCGACATGGTCAGGCGGATGGTGTTGAAGCCGACCGACTTCATGTTTTCCAGGTGGTGCTGATAGCTGTCCACCCACAGGCCGGCGGGCACGTAGTTGTAGCCCTCGCCGCCGAACCAGTTCACGCCGGTCAGGCGGACGGTGTTGCCGGCCTCGTCGACGATCTGGTTGCCCTGGGTGTGCAGGAAGCCCTGGATGCCGCTGGACGACTGGCTGCCGGTCGGCTCCGTCACCGTCGCGTCGCTGACCGACAGGCTCGGCTGCGACGGGTTGGTGGGCGTGGTCGGGGTGGAGGTGCTGCCGCCGAACCAGGACTTGTCCGCCTTCACTTCCATGGTGCCGTTCCACCA is a window encoding:
- a CDS encoding glycosyltransferase family 4 protein, which gives rise to MIYIVSPGGTQEKGGMGRVVDNFTTDLRQNCPDVKFEVVDSYGPGKFHLMPLYFARATARLAGCFAAGKADLVHIHMAEYGSVLRKGILIAMARSFGVPVVLHLHGGRFPKHFKDSSPLMRWAIRRMMAMTSEIVVLGEFWRDWVAEAFGPETRQRTTLLHNAVPGPVSPPVRDDAEEGFAGPVRLLFLGRLIKLKGIDVLLNALASSACRDRNWQVTIAGDGDLETYRGLATDLGIADRVRFTGWLDQAGCRRELANAHVLVQPSMFEGLPMSVLEAMAEGLTIVATPVGSVPDAIADGETGLLVPPGDVAALADALARVIDDRNLRRNLSAGARARWERQFDVAVFRERLLEIYRRNARGNLTTTPAVPAGPVPASGPAGHTKSTTG
- a CDS encoding glycosyltransferase family 4 protein, whose product is MDSTNDSRIPASLPDASHRIAIVFATPGALDGGGGIGRMTGYVVDQFDKSGTTRSIILDTRGTGSVLLSPLYLGMTLTRMAWILARRKASVVHINVSERASFLRKAAVQAVAGLMSCPTVVHLHGASFVEFFEGGIFARAISRWLFNRCGRVVVLGDNWRDFLVQSVHTDPHKIRVLYNAVPDVGADLGPPAPPEPGAVLSLLVLANLSERKGIGTLLRAGALLKERGQPFRITIGGGGDVDGYRAMAAELGIAENCSFLGWIGREEAHAHIRSHDMLLLPSTHEGLPMVILEALSAQLPVITTPVGSIPEVLTDGETARIIPVNDPQALADAVIQVGHDPALYRRLAENGRRLFLKQFVIDAYANSLLAIYQELDRSGAELSGELDKLAGSAATASKRR
- a CDS encoding polysaccharide deacetylase family protein translates to MKNAIANLVRWSGFGAMQRFLKARHAVTIVVYHDPAPEVLREHLRWYTKHYGFTTLDAVATAMETGRWDKLPAYPLVITFDDGHRNNTALASLFREFDLRPTIYLCSQIVGTARPYWWKTAAADGIGVERLKRVPDPERRRLLAEAGDDPDSDGADRQAMTWDEIARMTDVADYGAHTRTHPILLQCDDGRCADEIALCRSELEEALGRPCRHFAFPNGDFSDREVEEIRRAGYRTARTIDPGWNDASTDPLRLKAFPVSDDATVDWLSVQLTGIPAWLRKRKAAADSPAGGVTPEWAGSMAKPKSAGV
- a CDS encoding lipopolysaccharide biosynthesis protein: MALEAGTIIKHGWMFMVANVVNRAAGLLLLPLYTKVLSPAEFGVYALISVVGDIVAVMLMIGMINAFTVVYFEHADTRGRSKVVSTTMIGLWAASLLLLAVALPAGWGASHLLFGGSDQAPIIAFAFAGIAFSAVFELALAYYRVHKRSGTCLLISVGKAVGLIGLNLTFLLVMDLGVTGIFLANAITFVGLGIALTVAILGANGVGFSFGILKRVTVLGLPFMPQTMLDMGNQFAMRYLVNLLMGVAAVGVLSFGLRLATMLYMFLTASFLQIWSVSRIEAQHDVGDNTAGREQSEFVFYLFVVLLSAAALGMALTSPEVLWLIASSEYDTVLPCMPLLVLAYVLHGVRMHAEVGLVKTKKVGVLPAISLGGLAVGTAIMGVTLGPLGLMGGAVGVLGRELVMLCATETLCRRLSPKEPPLSILRVTGILAPAAIAYLAGLALFGFEVNPTFAAAKVGLTMLFAVVTLFGPSFGKTDRAMLFRMLGRFFRRPQAA
- a CDS encoding O-antigen ligase, yielding MKVLDFLEKSIAVIGIIAFGGSVLPLMLTGGDPLAGDLESAGVTVLYGGLYLLVLAAIALRPGIAFQIPFASPALTAMMAFAFLTALWSLFPDVTLRRSIAFMFTTVFGIWLALRFRFPEIMRLLVVGLSFLMFVSFFMIFAMPTIGLDSTQHVGAWKGVFFQKNVTGRMMVWLVLALVWLDWQKEQSRWVTRPLILLAMLLIVMSRSGTGLVTSVLVSVALLSTTMLRGSIRNFAPTMALLTALLVIMVTAGATFWYDVLYALGRDPTLTGRTVLWQHIVQSVTERPLLGYGYAAYWFGFNGPGASFTRDWGITSAHSGWLELTLDLGLVGVALVLVVLSRMLFQGFFAARYGSSRAEAAWAFAVGCALLAVSVSESVFAERHSMNWVIATIAVVRLIQQSRWQRLLNDRAEEQHRLRRHAPAGVAPAYAGQSRAL
- a CDS encoding glycosyltransferase, with translation MSPKKEPANSYHPASNEKVTVVIPTRNRPDMVMRAVRSALDQTYRDLDVVVVIDGPDPATASHLATLADPRLTVMELETNHGAAEARNIGVRSARGDWIAFLDDDDHWMPEKVALQMAARPAGIRLPIVSCRCQVVTARGTFAWPRRLATPADAIGDYLFVRRGLFKGETFAPTTTLLAPKALLLRNPIPESRFDDWEWLITCGRIDGVALVHIPEVMAVHYTENNRVTLSTCHNINHALEWAESMRDHLSPRAYASLLLQATGGEQAARTAGTRWRILNSALRDGQPTPMALATFTMHSLMPVGLRRRLRQALFSASDAA
- a CDS encoding exopolysaccharide biosynthesis polyprenyl glycosylphosphotransferase, coding for MSKLDPDVVIDLTSAKKATIPTIAPGLLLALSDGLVLALVGWTLNHFLGADALTEPLEAAAWQRSLVTGLMLVPLVKSVFGIYTLGRFDYMERTRRTFQAAFLCCAVLAVPFIVMEGFRSFFVEALSIALLGFAVTYVADLLLIQGLLSSALDWRTPVVIVGAGPQGAAIAEKLQRLPWLGMRPVGFVDDDDSLWQTRVAGLPVMGPVELLAKSPAVAGQASAAIVADMGRHGNDLTGLVRTLPFRQVYCVLGEGNVSAVDATYHNLHGSLALRVSVRPPTGYLRIRRAMDIVLSSILLVLVAPLMLGLAVAIKLDSPGPVMFRQKRWAGGKQTFDLLKFRSMHVDAEEQLQQLLENDPVAREEYMTYHKLTVDPRITPLGRFLRKTSLDELPQLWNILMGDMSLIGPRAYMPKELPEVGDSAAVIGTVRPGLTGYWQVSGRHRTTFQERVAMDVFYVRNCGLLFDFFILCKTAVMVLKGDGS